The Rhodopseudomonas palustris genome window below encodes:
- the metF gene encoding methylenetetrahydrofolate reductase [NAD(P)H]: MSDVLQHIPAISFEFFPPKTDEMERNLWQAISRLAPLHPRFVSVTYGAGGSTRERTHSTIARILRETSLTPAAHLTCVDAPCADVDEVVERYYEIGVRHIVALRGDPSSGLGGAYTPHPQGYRSSADLVASIKRKHPDIDVTVSAYPEKHPESSGFDADLDMLQAKVDAGATRAITQFFFDNDLYFRYLDRVRARGIDIPIVPGILPVQNFKQASSFATRAGASVPDWLAKQFEGLDDDPDTRKLVAATMAAGQVHKLAKHGVDTFHFYTMNRADLVFAISHLLGLRPNAARKAA, encoded by the coding sequence ATGAGCGACGTGCTGCAGCACATTCCGGCGATCTCGTTCGAGTTCTTTCCGCCGAAGACCGACGAGATGGAACGCAATCTGTGGCAGGCCATCAGCCGGCTGGCGCCGCTGCATCCGCGTTTCGTCTCGGTGACCTACGGCGCCGGCGGCTCGACCCGCGAGCGCACCCATTCGACCATCGCCCGCATCCTGCGCGAAACCAGCCTGACGCCGGCCGCCCACCTCACCTGCGTCGACGCGCCCTGCGCCGATGTCGACGAGGTGGTCGAGCGCTACTACGAGATCGGCGTCCGCCACATCGTCGCGCTGCGCGGCGATCCGTCGAGCGGGCTCGGCGGCGCCTACACGCCGCATCCGCAGGGCTATCGCAGCTCGGCCGATCTGGTCGCGTCGATCAAGCGCAAGCATCCGGACATCGACGTCACGGTGTCGGCCTATCCGGAGAAGCATCCGGAGAGCAGCGGCTTCGACGCCGACCTCGACATGCTGCAGGCGAAGGTCGATGCCGGGGCGACCCGCGCCATCACGCAGTTCTTTTTCGACAACGATCTGTACTTCCGCTACCTCGACCGCGTCCGCGCCCGCGGCATCGACATTCCGATCGTGCCCGGCATCCTGCCGGTGCAGAACTTCAAGCAGGCTTCCAGCTTCGCCACGCGCGCCGGCGCCAGCGTGCCGGACTGGCTGGCGAAGCAGTTCGAAGGTCTCGACGACGATCCCGACACCCGCAAGCTGGTGGCCGCGACGATGGCGGCCGGCCAGGTCCACAAGCTCGCCAAGCACGGCGTCGACACCTTCCATTTCTACACCATGAACCGCGCCGACCTGGTGTTCGCGATCAGCCATCTGCTCGGCCTTCGGCCCAATGCCGCAAGGAAAGCAGCGTGA
- a CDS encoding LLM class flavin-dependent oxidoreductase — protein MLPLSILDLSVVTTGTPPAAALRNSIDLARHADKLGYVRYWLAEHHNLPSVASPAPEIMIGQIAAVTERIRVGSGGVMLPNHAPLMVAERFKMLEALFPGRIDLGIGRAPGTDQATMHALRRRLDIREGDDFLERLQELMLWETRGWPAGHPYNNVVAMPNDAPLPPVWLLGSSDYSSELSAQVGMGFAFAHHFASYDAVEALTHYRAAFRPTRWRSKPHAILAVAAVIAETDEEAERLAISMDINRLRRDRGQYVPLPSVEEAQAYPLTDADRASITRNRSRLFVGSPATVMQALQPLISASQADELMVITATYDHDARKRSYTLLAEAFEAQRAAA, from the coding sequence ATGTTACCACTCTCCATCCTCGACCTGTCCGTCGTCACCACCGGCACCCCGCCGGCGGCGGCGTTGCGCAACTCGATCGACCTCGCCCGGCATGCCGACAAGCTCGGCTATGTCCGCTACTGGCTGGCCGAACATCACAATCTGCCGTCGGTGGCGAGTCCGGCGCCGGAAATCATGATCGGGCAGATCGCGGCGGTGACCGAGCGCATCCGCGTCGGCTCCGGCGGCGTGATGCTGCCCAACCACGCGCCGCTGATGGTCGCCGAGCGCTTCAAGATGCTGGAGGCGCTGTTCCCCGGCCGGATCGATCTCGGCATCGGCCGCGCGCCCGGCACCGATCAGGCGACGATGCACGCGCTGCGCCGCCGGCTCGACATCCGCGAGGGCGACGATTTTCTCGAGCGGCTGCAGGAGTTGATGCTGTGGGAGACGCGCGGCTGGCCCGCCGGCCATCCCTACAACAATGTCGTCGCCATGCCGAACGACGCGCCGCTGCCGCCGGTCTGGCTGCTCGGCTCCAGCGATTACAGCTCGGAGCTGTCGGCGCAGGTCGGCATGGGCTTCGCCTTCGCGCATCACTTCGCGTCCTACGACGCCGTCGAGGCGCTGACGCATTACCGCGCCGCTTTCCGGCCGACCCGCTGGCGCAGCAAGCCGCACGCTATTCTCGCGGTGGCGGCGGTGATCGCCGAGACCGACGAGGAGGCCGAGCGGCTGGCGATCTCGATGGACATCAACCGGCTGCGCCGCGACCGCGGCCAGTACGTGCCGCTGCCGAGCGTCGAGGAGGCGCAGGCCTATCCCTTGACCGATGCCGACCGCGCTTCGATCACGCGCAACCGCTCGCGGCTGTTCGTCGGTAGCCCGGCGACGGTGATGCAGGCGCTGCAGCCGCTGATCAGCGCCAGCCAGGCCGACGAACTGATGGTGATCACCGCCACCTACGACCACGACGCCCGCAAGCGCAGCTACACGCTGTTGGCGGAAGCGTTCGAGGCACAGAGGGCGGCGGCGTAG
- a CDS encoding prephenate dehydratase: protein MTKTMKIAFQGEPGANSHIAIGDAYPTAEALPCATFEDALAAITSGEADLGMIPIENSVAGRVADIHHLLPQSGLFIVGEWFLPIRHQLVAVPGAKLEDIKTVESHVHALGQCRRIIRKFGIRPIVAGDTAGSARIVAERGDKSSAAISSRLAAKIYGLDILAEDIEDETHNTTRFVMLAREPRWAAQGSGPLVTTFVFRVRNLPAALYKAMGGFATNGVNMTKLESYMVDGNFFATQFYADVDGHPEDRNLAFALDELKFFSREFRIVGVYPGHPFRATFTER, encoded by the coding sequence ATGACCAAGACCATGAAAATCGCATTCCAGGGCGAGCCGGGCGCAAATTCCCATATCGCGATCGGCGACGCCTATCCCACCGCCGAGGCGCTGCCCTGCGCCACCTTCGAGGACGCGCTCGCCGCCATCACCTCGGGCGAGGCCGATCTCGGCATGATCCCGATCGAGAATTCGGTCGCCGGCCGCGTCGCCGACATCCACCATCTGCTGCCGCAGTCCGGCCTGTTCATCGTCGGCGAATGGTTTCTGCCGATCCGGCATCAGCTCGTCGCGGTGCCCGGCGCCAAGCTGGAAGACATCAAGACCGTCGAGAGCCACGTCCACGCGCTCGGCCAGTGCCGGCGCATCATCCGCAAATTCGGCATCCGGCCGATCGTCGCCGGCGACACCGCGGGCTCGGCGCGGATCGTCGCCGAGCGCGGCGACAAGAGCAGTGCTGCGATCTCGTCGCGGCTCGCGGCGAAGATCTACGGCCTCGACATCCTCGCCGAGGACATCGAGGACGAGACCCACAACACCACGCGGTTCGTGATGCTGGCGCGTGAGCCGCGCTGGGCGGCGCAGGGCTCGGGCCCGCTGGTGACGACGTTCGTGTTTCGGGTGCGCAATCTGCCGGCCGCTCTGTACAAGGCGATGGGCGGCTTCGCCACCAACGGCGTCAACATGACCAAGCTGGAAAGCTACATGGTCGACGGCAATTTCTTCGCCACGCAGTTCTACGCCGACGTCGACGGCCACCCCGAAGACCGCAACCTCGCCTTCGCGCTCGACGAACTGAAATTCTTCTCGCGCGAATTTCGCATCGTCGGAGTCTATCCGGGGCACCCGTTCCGGGCGACGTTTACGGAGCGGTGA
- a CDS encoding 3-deoxy-manno-octulosonate cytidylyltransferase, with protein sequence MTAHPTLVLIPARMAATRLPGKPLLDIGGVPMIVHVLRRALAANIGRVAVATDTPAIADAVRAHGGEVVMTRADHPSGSDRIHEALQNLDPERTIQTVINLQGDFPTIRPEQIGAVLPPLDDPAVDIATLAAEIHTEEESTNPNVVKVVGSPIGDARLRALYFTRATAPWGDGPRYHHIGLYAYRRAALERFVALPPSPLEQREKLEQLRALEAGMRIDVGIVDSVPRGVDTPADLETARRVLAG encoded by the coding sequence ATGACAGCACACCCCACGCTCGTCCTGATCCCCGCGCGGATGGCCGCGACCAGGCTCCCCGGCAAGCCGCTGCTGGACATCGGCGGCGTGCCGATGATCGTGCATGTGCTGCGCCGCGCGCTGGCGGCGAACATCGGCCGGGTCGCGGTCGCGACCGATACGCCGGCGATCGCCGACGCCGTCAGAGCCCATGGCGGCGAGGTAGTGATGACGCGGGCGGACCATCCGTCCGGCTCCGACCGCATCCACGAGGCGCTGCAAAATCTCGACCCCGAGCGCACGATCCAGACGGTGATCAATCTGCAGGGCGACTTCCCGACCATCCGGCCGGAGCAGATCGGCGCCGTGCTGCCGCCGCTCGACGATCCGGCGGTGGATATCGCGACGCTGGCCGCCGAAATTCACACCGAGGAAGAGAGCACCAACCCCAACGTGGTGAAGGTGGTCGGCTCCCCGATCGGCGACGCCCGGCTGCGCGCGCTGTATTTCACCCGCGCCACCGCGCCGTGGGGCGACGGGCCGCGCTACCACCATATCGGGCTCTACGCCTATCGCCGCGCCGCGCTGGAGCGGTTCGTGGCGCTGCCGCCCTCGCCGCTCGAACAGCGCGAGAAACTCGAACAGCTCCGCGCGCTGGAGGCCGGGATGCGGATCGACGTCGGCATCGTCGACAGCGTGCCGCGCGGCGTCGACACCCCGGCCGATCTGGAAACCGCCCGGCGGGTGCTGGCCGGGTGA
- a CDS encoding cytochrome c family protein gives MDSFELNKILGAVLATCLVLLLSNFAAQAIFAPDKVEKQGYAIAVKEAEPAPSKDAAPVASEPIENLLQTASIEKGISAAKKCAACHTFEKDGPNRVGPNLYGIVGEKLGEGRNFNFSAAMKAKGGEWTFEELNKFLASPKGYIPGTAMSFAGISNEKERADLIAYLNKNSDTPEAIPTAAK, from the coding sequence ATGGATTCATTCGAGCTCAACAAAATTCTCGGCGCAGTTCTCGCCACCTGTCTCGTTCTGCTGCTGTCGAATTTCGCCGCGCAGGCGATTTTTGCACCGGACAAGGTCGAGAAGCAGGGCTACGCCATTGCGGTGAAGGAAGCCGAGCCCGCCCCGAGCAAGGACGCTGCGCCCGTCGCCTCCGAGCCGATCGAAAATTTGCTGCAGACCGCATCGATCGAGAAGGGCATTTCCGCCGCCAAGAAATGCGCCGCCTGCCACACCTTCGAGAAGGACGGCCCGAACCGCGTCGGCCCCAATCTCTACGGCATCGTCGGCGAGAAGCTTGGCGAAGGTCGCAATTTCAACTTCTCGGCCGCGATGAAGGCCAAGGGCGGCGAATGGACGTTCGAGGAACTCAACAAGTTCCTCGCCAGTCCGAAGGGCTATATCCCGGGCACCGCGATGAGCTTCGCCGGGATCTCGAACGAGAAGGAACGGGCGGATCTGATCGCCTATCTGAACAAGAATTCCGACACGCCCGAGGCGATTCCGACCGCCGCCAAATAG
- a CDS encoding extracellular solute-binding protein, producing the protein MNLTRRHLLQAGVAAAATPALGLGSGLLAGGPAMAEDAADKLTSGLTWRHGLSLFGELKYPPGFKRFDYVNPDAPKGGAARQISLGTFDNFNLAVAGVKGNIAPAVGYLYETLMTQSQDEVGTEYGLLAESAAHPDDFSWVVYRLRADARWHDGKPVTADDVVFSFDSLKKFSPRYASYYRHVTKAEKTGERDIRFSFDGPGNRELPTIVGELMILPKHWWEGTDDQGRKRDISATTLEKPLGSGPYRIKDFVAGRSIVLERVKDYWGEKLPVRVGQYNFDELRFEFFRDNTVALEAFKADQADWIAENSAKQWATAYDFPAVTDKRVVKEEFPINDSGRMQGFVLNLRRDMFKDARIRRAFNYAFDFEEMNKQLFYGQYKRINSYFEGTELASSGLPQGEELAILDTVRDKVPAELFTQAYTNPVGGNPEAVRANLREAMKLVKEAGFDFKDRKLVDGSGKPVTVEILVQDPSSERISLFYRPSLERLGVTVSIRVVDDAQYQNRIRAFDFDVITDLWGQSLSPGNEQRDFWGSQAADQQGSRNTIGIKNPAVDALIDKVIFAKDRPTLVAATRALDRVLLWNFYVVPQFTYGFSRYARWDRFSRAELPQYARSGLPALWWYDEAKAAKIGRRS; encoded by the coding sequence GTGAATTTGACCCGACGACATCTTCTGCAAGCCGGCGTAGCGGCGGCCGCCACCCCGGCACTCGGTCTCGGCTCCGGCCTGCTGGCCGGCGGGCCCGCGATGGCCGAGGACGCGGCGGACAAGCTGACTTCCGGACTGACCTGGCGGCACGGCCTGTCGCTGTTCGGCGAGCTCAAATATCCGCCCGGGTTCAAGCGGTTCGATTACGTCAATCCGGACGCGCCGAAGGGCGGCGCGGCGCGGCAGATCTCGCTCGGCACGTTCGATAATTTCAATCTCGCGGTGGCGGGCGTGAAGGGCAACATCGCCCCGGCGGTGGGCTATCTCTACGAGACGCTGATGACCCAGTCGCAGGACGAGGTCGGCACCGAATACGGCCTGCTCGCGGAGAGCGCGGCGCATCCCGACGATTTCTCCTGGGTGGTGTACCGGCTGCGCGCCGATGCGCGCTGGCACGACGGCAAGCCGGTGACCGCCGACGACGTGGTGTTCTCGTTCGACTCGCTGAAGAAATTCAGCCCGCGCTACGCCTCGTATTATCGCCACGTCACCAAGGCCGAAAAGACCGGCGAACGCGACATCCGCTTCAGCTTCGACGGGCCCGGCAACCGCGAACTGCCGACCATCGTCGGCGAACTGATGATCCTGCCGAAGCACTGGTGGGAAGGCACCGACGACCAGGGCCGCAAGCGCGACATCTCCGCCACCACGCTGGAGAAGCCGCTCGGCTCCGGCCCGTACCGGATCAAGGACTTCGTCGCCGGCCGCTCGATCGTGCTGGAGCGCGTCAAGGACTATTGGGGCGAGAAGCTGCCGGTCCGCGTCGGCCAGTACAATTTCGACGAGTTGCGCTTCGAGTTCTTCCGCGACAACACCGTGGCGCTGGAAGCCTTCAAGGCCGACCAGGCCGACTGGATCGCCGAAAATTCCGCCAAGCAATGGGCGACGGCCTACGACTTCCCCGCCGTCACCGACAAGCGCGTGGTGAAGGAAGAATTCCCGATCAACGATTCCGGCCGGATGCAGGGCTTCGTGCTCAATCTGCGCCGCGACATGTTCAAGGACGCGCGGATCCGGCGCGCCTTCAACTACGCGTTCGATTTCGAGGAGATGAACAAGCAACTGTTCTACGGCCAGTACAAGCGGATCAACAGCTACTTCGAGGGCACCGAGCTCGCCTCCAGCGGCCTGCCGCAGGGCGAGGAACTGGCGATCCTCGACACCGTGCGCGACAAGGTGCCGGCCGAATTGTTCACCCAGGCCTACACCAATCCGGTCGGCGGCAATCCGGAAGCGGTTCGCGCCAATCTGCGCGAGGCGATGAAGCTGGTGAAGGAAGCCGGCTTCGACTTCAAGGATCGCAAGCTGGTCGATGGCTCCGGCAAGCCGGTCACGGTCGAGATTCTGGTGCAGGATCCTTCGTCGGAGCGGATCTCGCTGTTCTACAGGCCATCGCTGGAGCGGCTCGGCGTCACCGTGTCGATCCGCGTGGTCGACGACGCGCAATATCAGAACCGGATCCGCGCCTTCGATTTCGACGTCATCACCGATCTGTGGGGCCAGTCGCTGTCGCCCGGCAACGAGCAGCGCGACTTTTGGGGCTCGCAGGCGGCCGACCAGCAGGGCTCGCGCAACACCATCGGCATCAAGAACCCGGCGGTCGACGCGCTGATCGACAAGGTGATCTTCGCCAAGGACCGGCCGACGCTGGTGGCCGCGACCCGCGCGCTCGACCGCGTGCTGCTGTGGAATTTCTACGTCGTGCCGCAGTTCACCTACGGCTTCTCGCGCTACGCGCGCTGGGACCGTTTCAGCCGTGCCGAGCTGCCGCAATACGCGCGTTCCGGCCTGCCGGCGCTGTGGTGGTACGACGAAGCCAAGGCCGCCAAGATCGGCCGACGTTCTTGA